One part of the Mycolicibacterium aromaticivorans JS19b1 = JCM 16368 genome encodes these proteins:
- a CDS encoding O-methyltransferase, protein MNLRQHLPLLRWSVLRTGIGIRNFNRTGQIGDGREAAAADYVEANARRGDIDSVLATIDEYAYAKSFLVNIGDEKGALLDAAVRRADPGLALELGTYCGYGALRIARAAPSARVYSVELASANAAVARRIWAHAGVADRVTCVVGTVGDGGRTLDALHDEHGFDSGTVDFLFIDHDKNAYLSDLLSIVERGWLRSGAVVVADNVGFPGSPKYRAFMHDHEGDGWTTVEHRTHMEYQKLVPDLVLESQYRR, encoded by the coding sequence ATGAATCTTCGCCAGCATTTGCCGTTGCTGCGATGGTCGGTGCTGCGCACCGGCATCGGGATCCGGAACTTCAACAGGACGGGCCAGATCGGCGACGGCCGGGAGGCCGCGGCGGCCGACTACGTCGAGGCCAACGCCCGTCGCGGCGATATCGACAGCGTGCTGGCCACCATCGACGAGTACGCCTACGCCAAGTCATTTCTGGTCAACATCGGCGACGAAAAGGGCGCGCTACTCGATGCCGCGGTGCGCCGCGCCGATCCAGGACTAGCGCTCGAATTGGGCACCTACTGCGGGTATGGCGCGTTGCGGATCGCGCGGGCAGCGCCGTCGGCGCGGGTGTACTCGGTCGAGCTCGCATCGGCGAATGCCGCAGTGGCCCGGCGGATCTGGGCGCACGCGGGTGTGGCGGACCGCGTCACCTGCGTGGTCGGGACAGTCGGCGATGGCGGGCGCACGCTCGACGCGCTGCATGACGAGCACGGATTCGACTCAGGCACAGTCGATTTCCTGTTCATCGACCACGACAAGAACGCTTACCTGTCGGACTTGCTCAGCATCGTCGAGCGGGGCTGGCTACGCAGCGGGGCCGTCGTCGTCGCCGACAATGTCGGCTTCCCCGGCTCCCCGAAGTACCGTGCCTTCATGCACGACCACGAGGGCGACGGCTGGACTACGGTAGAACACCGCACTCACATGGAGTACCAGAAACTGGTGCCCGACCTGGTGCTCGAGTCGCAGTATCGCCGCTGA
- a CDS encoding methyltransferase family protein has protein sequence MRAIVSSAVARKGGGRAVLAVSYGIVCHALFVLAVGSMVVAMYFGMSRSFGRVAAPWSWVANAALLLQFPLIHSMLLTGRGRALLAKLAPRGTGATLAPTTYVIAGSLQLIALFALWTPSGTIWWQAQGAALTAVVALYAVAWVLLGKSMFDAGLSLQTGSLGWVALLRDRKPVFPKMPTTGLFRLTRQPIYVAFALTVWTVPTWTPDQLVLAVVFTTYCLVGPLFKEARFRRVFGAEFDNYARGVPYWLPWPGRLRGRSGRRCEPPAGRVRISRRQG, from the coding sequence GTGCGGGCAATAGTGTCGTCAGCCGTCGCCCGGAAAGGCGGCGGCCGGGCAGTCCTGGCCGTGAGCTACGGCATCGTTTGTCATGCGCTGTTCGTCCTGGCCGTCGGTTCGATGGTCGTCGCAATGTACTTCGGGATGAGCCGCTCGTTCGGCAGGGTGGCTGCCCCGTGGAGTTGGGTCGCCAACGCGGCGCTTCTCCTTCAGTTCCCGCTCATCCACTCCATGCTGCTCACCGGCCGGGGCCGGGCCCTCCTGGCCAAGCTGGCGCCGCGCGGCACCGGCGCCACCCTTGCGCCGACGACCTATGTCATCGCGGGCTCGCTTCAGCTGATCGCGCTGTTCGCGTTGTGGACGCCCAGCGGAACGATCTGGTGGCAGGCGCAGGGCGCGGCGCTGACCGCCGTCGTCGCGCTCTATGCGGTCGCCTGGGTCCTGCTGGGGAAGTCGATGTTCGACGCCGGCCTGTCACTGCAGACCGGCAGCCTCGGCTGGGTCGCCCTTCTGCGCGACCGCAAGCCGGTCTTCCCGAAGATGCCGACGACCGGTCTGTTCCGGCTCACCCGGCAGCCGATCTACGTCGCGTTCGCGCTCACGGTCTGGACGGTGCCGACCTGGACTCCCGATCAGTTGGTTCTCGCCGTGGTGTTCACCACATACTGCCTGGTAGGGCCGCTGTTCAAAGAGGCCCGCTTCCGTCGCGTGTTCGGTGCCGAGTTCGACAACTATGCGCGGGGAGTGCCCTATTGGTTACCGTGGCCCGGTAGGTTGCGAGGCCGTTCGGGGAGGCGTTGTGAACCTCCTGCTGGTCGTGTTCGTATCAGCAGAAGGCAGGGCTGA
- a CDS encoding DUF1398 domain-containing protein: MANRPATQGFPYLAETLRRAGVRTNTWWLPSMQSYYDTELGSVVVQSPALLDGMADVPAFDRSALIAALRADQAGHTTFPQFAQRAWRAGVVRWVVDLEQRTCTYFGSGEQTYVEQYAAVDVPVS; this comes from the coding sequence ATGGCCAACCGTCCTGCCACCCAGGGATTTCCGTATCTCGCCGAGACGCTACGACGGGCCGGCGTGCGGACCAACACCTGGTGGCTACCGTCGATGCAGAGCTATTACGACACCGAACTCGGCTCCGTGGTCGTTCAGTCGCCCGCCCTGCTCGACGGCATGGCCGACGTGCCGGCCTTCGACCGCTCCGCGCTGATCGCGGCTCTGCGCGCCGACCAGGCCGGACACACGACGTTTCCACAGTTCGCCCAGCGGGCGTGGCGCGCCGGTGTAGTGCGTTGGGTTGTGGACCTCGAGCAGCGCACGTGCACGTACTTCGGCTCAGGCGAGCAGACCTACGTCGAACAGTATGCGGCCGTGGATGTTCCGGTCAGTTGA
- a CDS encoding histidine phosphatase family protein yields the protein MRNHAGVRHRALKVLATMVSAVAFLVMSVLPAWAADSITLTWVRHGESYGNIAGAGIDTKVPGPQLTDLGEQQAEAIAQQLKDGGYDSIYVSDMIRTHQTAAPLATETGLTPIQEGGFREISAGIFEGSPIDSGLGRIGYFLIPVGWTLGLRSLPIPLGETGNGFESRVNGAIASVIANGDTKPVIFSHGATIMVWTMMNVDNPDVMLMLTHPLGNTAVVVVTGNPDDGWTLQSWDGVAVSQNPSLAGKLFVNARSLIVAPQTAVYDVVQAVKTGDISTVAAAVRDGVTLVAKAGVDFVTNSVTDIAQAIRGALPGSAAPVASTLAATVKSPVAAAVMAEPGKVNTGSSRKASAKADAAGPGASSGKADGGARKGTGSSRRVAHKAAA from the coding sequence ATGCGAAATCACGCGGGCGTTCGGCACCGAGCATTGAAAGTGCTGGCGACGATGGTCTCGGCCGTCGCCTTCCTCGTGATGTCGGTGCTGCCCGCATGGGCCGCCGACTCGATCACCCTGACCTGGGTGCGGCACGGCGAGTCTTACGGCAACATCGCCGGAGCCGGGATCGACACCAAGGTGCCCGGACCGCAGCTCACCGATCTCGGCGAACAGCAGGCCGAAGCCATCGCCCAGCAGCTCAAAGACGGCGGATACGACAGCATCTACGTCTCCGACATGATCCGCACCCACCAGACGGCAGCCCCGCTAGCGACGGAAACCGGTCTCACGCCCATCCAGGAGGGTGGCTTCCGGGAGATCAGCGCAGGCATCTTCGAGGGATCACCGATCGACAGCGGGCTCGGCCGCATCGGCTACTTCCTGATCCCGGTGGGCTGGACCCTCGGGCTGCGCAGCCTGCCCATCCCGCTCGGCGAGACCGGCAACGGCTTCGAGTCCCGGGTCAATGGTGCCATCGCCTCGGTGATCGCCAATGGTGACACCAAACCGGTGATCTTCTCGCACGGCGCGACGATCATGGTCTGGACGATGATGAACGTCGACAATCCCGACGTCATGCTCATGCTCACCCATCCGCTGGGCAACACCGCTGTGGTGGTCGTGACCGGCAATCCGGATGACGGCTGGACGCTGCAAAGCTGGGATGGTGTTGCCGTCAGCCAGAATCCGTCGCTCGCAGGCAAGTTGTTCGTCAATGCCCGCAGCCTGATCGTGGCGCCGCAGACCGCGGTCTACGACGTCGTCCAGGCTGTCAAGACCGGCGATATCAGCACGGTGGCGGCCGCCGTGCGTGACGGCGTCACCCTCGTCGCCAAGGCCGGCGTCGACTTCGTCACGAACTCGGTCACCGATATCGCGCAGGCGATCCGCGGCGCGCTGCCCGGCTCGGCGGCTCCGGTCGCCAGTACCCTTGCCGCCACGGTGAAGTCGCCCGTCGCGGCGGCGGTCATGGCGGAGCCGGGCAAGGTCAACACCGGATCCAGCCGCAAGGCCTCCGCGAAGGCCGATGCGGCCGGTCCGGGGGCGAGCAGTGGCAAGGCGGACGGGGGAGCCAGGAAGGGCACCGGCTCCAGTCGGAGAGTCGCCCACAAAGCGGCTGCCTGA
- a CDS encoding MarR family winged helix-turn-helix transcriptional regulator, whose protein sequence is MSDEMAALVADVYELAGLLRRSGEAIAAHEGQTQARWQFLSVISDEPLTVPQAARRLGVTRQAVQRVANELVDDQLVELGSNPDHRTSPLCRLTGDGRRILARINKIAEVENSRVAQTVGVDVLRAADRGVRSVTSALRGQR, encoded by the coding sequence ATGTCCGACGAGATGGCCGCGCTGGTGGCCGACGTCTACGAGCTCGCGGGTCTGTTGCGGCGTTCGGGGGAGGCGATTGCGGCTCACGAAGGTCAGACCCAGGCCCGCTGGCAGTTCCTCAGCGTCATCTCCGACGAACCCCTGACCGTGCCCCAAGCGGCTCGTCGTCTGGGCGTGACTCGGCAGGCGGTCCAACGGGTCGCGAACGAGCTCGTCGACGATCAGCTTGTCGAACTGGGCTCGAATCCCGATCACCGCACCTCACCGTTGTGCCGGCTGACCGGCGACGGCCGCCGTATCCTCGCTCGCATCAACAAGATCGCCGAGGTGGAGAACAGTCGGGTTGCGCAGACGGTCGGCGTCGACGTGCTCAGGGCCGCGGATCGGGGCGTGCGGAGTGTGACGTCGGCGCTGCGGGGTCAGCGGTGA